From the Gramella sp. Hel_I_59 genome, one window contains:
- the obgE gene encoding GTPase ObgE produces the protein MTEGNFVDYVKIHVFSGKGGKGSAHLHREKYITKGGPDGGDGGRGGHVIVKGNENLWTLFHLKFKRHVKAEHGGNGSKQRSSGAQGTDEYIDVPLGTVIRDTETNEIIKEITEDGQEFIIAEGGKGGLGNWHFKSSTNQTPRYAQPGIDGQQVDITLELKVLADVGLVGFPNAGKSTLLSVITAAKPKIANYEFTTLKPNLGIVQYRDFQTFVVADIPGIIEGAAEGRGLGHRFLRHIERNSTLLFLIPSDAKDIKEQYDILVDELRRYNPELMDKDRLIAISKSDLLDEELKAEMKSQLDKELDFPYLFISSVAQKGLQELKDKLWQMLN, from the coding sequence ATGACTGAAGGGAATTTTGTTGATTACGTAAAGATCCATGTTTTCTCCGGAAAAGGAGGGAAGGGATCTGCGCACCTGCATAGGGAGAAATATATAACCAAAGGAGGTCCCGATGGTGGTGATGGTGGTCGTGGTGGCCATGTAATCGTAAAAGGGAATGAGAACCTCTGGACATTATTCCATCTTAAATTTAAACGGCACGTAAAAGCTGAGCATGGCGGCAATGGGAGTAAACAGAGAAGTTCAGGTGCTCAGGGTACAGATGAATACATCGATGTGCCATTAGGTACTGTGATTAGGGATACTGAAACTAACGAGATCATCAAGGAAATTACTGAAGATGGTCAGGAATTTATAATTGCTGAAGGTGGTAAAGGAGGACTGGGAAACTGGCATTTTAAAAGTTCAACGAACCAGACTCCAAGATATGCTCAACCAGGAATTGATGGTCAGCAGGTGGATATCACTCTGGAACTAAAAGTTCTTGCAGATGTTGGTCTGGTAGGTTTTCCTAATGCTGGAAAATCCACTTTACTTTCAGTAATTACTGCTGCAAAACCAAAGATCGCCAATTATGAATTTACCACTCTAAAACCAAATTTAGGGATCGTCCAGTATCGAGATTTTCAAACTTTCGTGGTTGCAGATATTCCTGGGATCATCGAGGGAGCAGCAGAAGGTAGAGGTCTTGGACATCGATTCTTAAGACATATCGAACGTAACTCAACGCTGCTATTTCTAATTCCTTCAGATGCGAAAGATATTAAAGAGCAGTACGATATTCTTGTTGATGAGCTTAGACGATACAATCCCGAATTAATGGATAAGGACAGGTTGATCGCAATTTCCAAAAGTGATCTTTTAGATGAGGAGCTTAAGGCAGAAATGAAATCACAACTTGATAAAGAACTTGATTTTCCATACCTGTTTATCTCTTCCGTAGCTCAAAAAGGACTCCAGGAGCTTAAGGATAAATTATGGCAAATGCTTAATTAA